From Nycticebus coucang isolate mNycCou1 chromosome 6, mNycCou1.pri, whole genome shotgun sequence, the proteins below share one genomic window:
- the LOC128588650 gene encoding olfactory receptor 4L1 encodes MDPKNGSLVTEFILLGFSGRWELQIFFFVTFSLIYGATVVGNTLIMVTVMFSSTLHSPMYFLLGNLSFLDMCLSTATTPKMITDLLSERKTISVWGCMAQMFFMHFFGGAEMTLLLVMAFDRYVAICKPLHYRTIMSHRLLNGFVILSWIIGFIHTMSQMVLTVNLPFCHHNVINSIFCDLPLVIKLACVETYALELFVIADSGLLSFICFILLLVSYTVILVTVQQKSLGGLSTALSTLSAHILVVTLFFGPCIFIYAWPFSSLASNKTLAVFYTVITPLLNSIIYTLRNKKMQGAMRKLWFQHVSSV; translated from the coding sequence ATGGATCCTAAAAATGGCTCTCTAGTGACCGAGTTTATTTTACTTGGATTTTCTGGACGATGGGAACttcagattttcttctttgtgacatTTTCCTTAATCTATGGTGCTACTGTGGTGGGAAACACTCTCATCATGGTCACGGTGATGTTTAGTTCGACGCTTCATTCTCCCATGTACTTCCTCCTTGGAAACCTCTCTTTTCTGGACATGTGTCTTTCCACTGCTACCACACCCAAGATGATCACAGACTTGCTCAGTGAACGCAAGACCATCTCTGTATGGGGCTGCATGGCCCAGATGTTCTTTATGCACTTCTTTGGGGGAGCAGAGATGACTCTTTTGCTAGTCATGGCCTTTGACAGATACGTAGCCATATGTAAACCCCTGCACTACAGGACAATCATGAGCCACAGGTTGCTGAATGGGTTTGTGATACTTTCATGGATAATTGGCTTTATACACACCATGAGCCAAATGGTATTAACAGTGAACTTACCTTTCTGTCACCACAACGTCATAAATAGCATATTTTGTGACCTTCCCCTCGTGATCAAGCTTGCCTGTGTTGAAACATATGCCCTGGAATTATTTGTTATTGCTGACAGTGGGCTGCTCTCTTTCATCTGTTTCATCCTTTTGCTTGTCTCCTACACTGTCATTCTGGTCACTGTACAACAAAAATCATTGGGTGGCCTTTCCACGGCTCTATCCACATTGTCTGCCCACATCCTTGTGGTCACTCTGTTCTTTGGACCTTGTATCTTTATATATGCCTGGCCATTCAGTAGTTTGGCAAGCAATAAAACTCTTGCTGTATTTTACACTGTTATCACACCCTTACTGAATTCTATTATTTATACcctgagaaataagaaaatgcaagGGGCCATGAGAAAATTATGGTTCCAACATGTTAGCTCTGTGTAG
- the LOC128588651 gene encoding olfactory receptor 4N5: MEVENSTVVTEFILLGLTQSQNAQLLVFALVLIFYLIILPGNLLIILTIRSDPGLTAPLYFFLGNLAFLDASYSFIVAPRMLADFLSEEKVISYRGCITQLFFLHFLGAGEMFLLVVMAFDRYVAICRPLHYSALMSPRTCYALLGALWLGGFAHSIVQVALILHLPFCGPNQLDNFFCDVPQVIKLACADTFVVELLMVSNSGLLSLLCFLGLLASYTVILCRVKGRSSEGTNRAVSTCTTHIIIVFLMFGPAIFIYTRPFRSLPADKVVSLFHTVIFPLMNPMIYTLRNQEVKASIRKLLGQHRVCRMEEKN; this comes from the coding sequence ATGGAGGTAGAAAACAGCACAGTGGTGACAGAATTCATCCTCCTTGGTCTGACCCAGTCTCAAAATGCTCAACTCCTGGTCTTTGCACTCGTCTTAATTTTCTACCTCATCATCCTCCCTGGAAATCTCCTGATCATCCTCACCATAAGGTCAGACCCCGGCCTCACGGCTccgctctatttcttcctgggcaaCCTGGCCTTCCTGGACGCCTCCTACTCCTTCATCGTGGCTCCGCGGATGCTGGCGGACTTCCTCTCGGAGGAGAAGGTCATCTCCTACCGCGGCTGCATCACTCAGCTCTTCTTCCTGCATTTTCTCGGCGCAGGGGAGATGTTCCTTCTGGTTGTGATGGCCTTTGACCGCTACGTCGCCATCTGCCGGCCCTTACACTACTCCGCGCTCATGAGCCCCAGAACCTGCTATGCCTTGCTGGGGGCTCTGTGGCTTGGAGGCTTTGCCCACTCCATCGTACAAGTGGCCCTTATCCTGCACTTGCCTTTCTGTGGTCCAAATCAGCTGGATAACTTCTTCTGCGACGTCCCGCAGGTCATCAAGCTGGCCTGCGCCGACACCTTCGTGGTGGAGCTGCTGATGGTCTCCAACAGCGgcttgctcagcctcctgtgcTTCCTGGGGCTTCTGGCCTCCTACACGGTCATCCTCTGCCGCGTGAAGGGGCGCTCCTCGGAGGGGACCAACAGGGCCGTCTCCACGTGCACCACCCACATTATCATCGTGTTCCTCATGTTCGGACCTGCTATCTTCATCTACACGCGCCCCTTCCGCTCTCTCCCGGCTGACAAGGTGGTTTCCCTCTTCCACACCGTCATCTTTCCTTTGATGAACCCTATGATTTATACGCTCCGCAACCAGGAAGTGAAAGCTTCCATAAGGAAGTTGTTAGGTCAGCACAGAGTTTGCAGAATGGAAgagaagaattag